The Epinephelus moara isolate mb chromosome 11, YSFRI_EMoa_1.0, whole genome shotgun sequence sequence GTTTGTTGAGTtggtaattttgttttaaactgaACGTATGAATGTCAGCATACACTGGGCCTCTTTGTCTGTAGAGATTGTGAAACACAGGAAGTTCTAACATtgctgctttgtgtgtttttcagtcCGGGGTCACATTAACACatcaattgttttgtttttttaggaacTGTATAAAATTGAATGATACTTTGTCAATAAATGCATATCTGGGTTTTCTCTGAATCTATGGTTATGCTTCACTGACGGCAGAGTTTACTGAGGGTTTAAAGTCAGAATATAATCAGGATTTGTTGCTGCCCCCCTTCAGATGCACACATTGCAGCACATCTCTGCTGGTAAACCAAGTTAATCTTTAACTGAACAGGCCATCCTCTATTTCACTTTGTTTGTcccctgctctctgtctgtttatgcatttcctctgtgtgtttgaggtTGAGTAAAGCAGATTGAGAACAGCAGACTGCAGAttgagacagagaggacagaaaatCCAgtacaaaaagaagaaaagagtgtaaaaaagaaaagttagaATACAGGAACCTGAACACTCCTATAGGAGAAGAAGACTGACTCTAGGATGGCTGGAGTATGGCGTTGCATGCTGGCAGTGgcgttaatgtgtgtgtgtctgtgggatTCCACTGAGGCTGTAGGGGGGGCTGTGAGTCGACCGCGACCCCAAAGACGACCTCGCAAGAAGCCAAAGGTTGAGCCTATCGACGTGACCCCAGCTGCACAGAACGTTGACATACAACAGGTAATaaactggaggaggaggaggaggaggaagaggtgtgtgtttgacttGTGGATTACTTCTATGTTAATGTTTAAAGTGCTCCTTTGTCTTTATATGTTCTCCTGTCTGTGATTGCCGCCTTTAAATCAAGCTTCATAGCTAGATAGGTAGAGAAACCAGTGCTGTATCCAGGTAGAGGATTGCAGCTGTGTTAACTGTGCCGTTACCTGACCTTTGCACACTGACCTTGTGATTGTGTTTCTCACTGGTTTGTACCAGAATAcatcaataacacaaacaaataggATTGTAAAGTAATCAGTGGAAGCCATGACGAATCACCTCAACAGAATAGCCGAAAAAGATAATTATTGCTTTGAGGAGAACATAGGGGAAGTGAAGGTTTTGACACAAGGACCATTTTTGGCATTGCCATCTCTCAATTAATGCAGCACATGTTTACCCTTTTCTTTTATATTGATAAATGCAATTAAGGATACTAAAACAGATGACATTTAAATGCAACTTTAGGAGGTTGACCAGTTGCAAACTTCTATCCAAGTACCCATGCTGAAGAGAGAAATGTGTTTTCCAGAGACTCAAACATCCAAACATGTTAGtctgtttggtcatggattaGTGAGGGGGCTGGCAAAGTGAACGTGCTTGTGTAACTGTGTCAATATGGGTGTTTTAGGTAATAAGGGGAATTTCAGTGAAACAGAATTTGAGCATAACAGAAGATAATAAATCAGGACATTCAAAGCAGATGTGTCCTTTTCACTTGGAGAACAGAGAAagcttaaaaattaaataagagCTCATCTGACCCTGGTAAAATAGGAGAAGTCCTAGGTAGAAATGGTTTGCATGAGTAGGATTGCTTGATAAGAATGaatgtaaagaaaatattacaaatattacGTCAGAGCCTTAGGAGATATGTGAAAATCTTGCTTATTTTCCATGTCTCTGTCGCAGATGACAGGAACTTGGTACCTGCTAAACACCGCCTCCAAATGCTCTTACCTGATAAATCATGGAACCAAGGTGGAGCCCACAGTCATGACCCTCACACGTTCCTCTCCCACGGATGAGACGCTGTCTGTTagcacaaaaacaagacagtaaGTAACACCATCTACATCATTAAGCACTCACTGTGCATGTACTATAGCTCACTGTGACCCTTCAGTACCTTTATTGACCGACAGAGGGGGCAAATGTGCCACAAATCTCTCTACTGTCCTCATTCTGCTCTGAGTTCATGCCTCAGCcacatgtgttttattttatttgtgtgtatccTCGAAAACAGGAAAAAGGCCGAACAGTTAAATCCATCAGCTTTCCCTCATCTTTTGAAAAACTGTCAGGTCATCGTGACCTGGCGGACGCAGAATGACAGAAATACAATGCAACACTGAAAtggaaaaagtgtgtgtgttgtttttgtgggaCATTCCGTGACATCTTTGCTGTGATTTCAACTCTTTGAATCCTTTTTGGCACAAACAGaggaaaatcatgttttttgggtgtttttctCATGTGGCATTAGAAAGCCAGGTCAATCTGGCCTGAGGCTGAGCTGTGTGGTTAGATCAGGGGTTGGCAGCCTTTACTttcaaaagagacatttttttaaaccaaaataatTGTAAAACATCTGTCTGGAGGTGCAAAACATAACTGAGCTTCAtatgaaggtaacacagcctattGAGTCTAAATTAGCCAATTAACATTattaataggtctaaatgagcattcattaatatgtcttaccacaaggtggcgactctgcagtgggctcTTTATGATTATTCGCTACCTTAACTCTGCAGCGCTGGCGTTAAACGCAAACAAACCTATCCACACCCTACCCAGTGAAcaagcccggtctcactcagaagtcatcgaaatctggcgcttggccAGTGACTTGCCGCGCCAGAAACCAcgaaaaaaaggcatcctttaacgtcggcatgacaCGCAGCTGGTTTCAGTTATAGTTAAAGGGCAactggcagcatcagggggaagcgcggtgggacaaggacaaaagttaaggcggcgaaagttcGAATGAGacgggtgggaggggtggtggatgggtccaacaaacacctaCTTTCGGTCCCGTAAGAGtctaaagtcaaaccctgttctttttttcccaaacccaaccgtgtgtttgttgttgaaggaaaaaaaacaaagtgcatttattttgaaagagactgtatgtaaacggtaaatttccagttaaaacggaagtgtattttgaaagaagatgtatgtaacaggcagaacttgacacggtgtctcaggaagtcaacaaccaacgcacccagggtaccttgcacgtcgtatgtggacgtagaaagtccatgaccaaaggtcaatatgtgatgaggtcggagtgagaatgtgttgagagAACACCAACCGGGATAGGATATTATTTGCACACTGCAGAGGATGAAAAATCTCACTAAAGCAAATCCTGGTGAAATATGGTTGAAATGTGAACATTCCATCAATGTCTACAAATAGACGGTGAAAAAACTGTCAGTTTTGTAtgagggctgggcaatatgaagaTGTTATATAATTACTGAGATATGAGACTATATATCGTCTAAGATTCTGGATATTGTTGTATCATGAGTGATGCAAATTTATCAACTTACCAGACTTTTTGTTTAAAGGCTTGCCTTAACCTACTTAGTCCTTacatccatatatatatatatatatatatatatatatatatatgatggaTGATTGTTGATCATAAATCTCATcatgttaaaattaaaatgctaaaaagGGGTTAGATTACGAAACAGTGTATATGTATGTCTAATGTCTGTTTCTACTGGGTCATCAAATGTCTCACCTGAAACactcttgtcttgtcttgtcttctcTTTTCGTCTCGTCCCATCACATCacgtctggtctggtctggtctggtcttatctcatctcatctcatctcaacTCTACTCTTCTTGTTTCGCCTCTTTCCGTCTGGTCTGGTCTCCTCTCCTCAGTAATCACCAGTGTTGGGAGATATTACAAACTTACGATCTAACACCAACCCCAGGAAAGCTAACACTTAAAGGTCAGTGCCTCCCTCATTAAGCATGACTGATAAACAATAGTGCAATGCAGCATTTCTTTGTTCCACCATGCTCTCTGTTGTTTCCACCAGGAACTCGTCCTGAGCTGAACACTGAGATAGCGATCGGGGAGACGGACTACACTTCATATGCGATCATGTACTACCAGAAACGGTGCAAGATCACGATGAAACTCTATGGTTGGTTCCTGAGCCACGTGGCCTTTGTTTGGTATTTCAGATCTAAAAGCCAGATGGTAGTCCTGATAATCTCGTGTTTTAAATGTCctggtgtttgtttctgtgctctGTATGCAGGCAGGTCTACAGACAATCTGTCGGAGCCGATGCTAACCAAGTTTGAGCAGCTTGCTGAAAAACAGGGTTTGGGGCTGGCATACCTCTTCCCCTTCCCCACATACAGTAAGTCCACATTcacctgaaaaataaaacaaaataaactatgTTAGCAACTGTAATATTGAATGTAGGGTGGCATAATAGGCCTCAGCAGCTCTGAAATCTAGCTTGAAAGGATCTCCAGTACTCGGCATATTCATAAAAGTAGTTTGGAATATTGTGctacttttcaaaataaagttgtaaGGAGCTCTATGTCATATTCAGAGCATATCaatgattcagaggttgtctgcacacggctctcaacatggacgATACTGAGccagcggctagcagctaatggtgctaacagtaCAGCCGAACCATCTGTAACAGCgaaaaacagagaagctcaaaatgaaacacactcaGAGGGAACGTGATTTCATTCTCTGCCCAAGGCGATATTACTCCACTTTATCTTTACAGAGCAAATAGTTGCCTGCTGCAACATTAATATTCTGAATGTTGCATTAAGtgtggtttaaaaaaataaaaaacatattgcATTAATTACCGATGTAAAGGATGACGATGTAGTCGTACACCTGCTTCATCGGCTGCATGTAAATAACTGTgaactctttttttcttttctaggTCACTGTGGTGACGTGGACCAGGATCATGTCATCAGTAagttaaatgtgtaaaaaaacaacaacaaaaaaacagatatAACAACTATAATTCTATGATGGAACAAAATGTGTGATAATTAAAAGactaaagtgggatttatacttttgcGTCCAATCAACACcatagagcctacgctgtagtctgacgtgcacctccccagaaatgtaactccatGTTActgtgacgcagacctcctgtctatttttgtaagatgaaaccatttccctcagtggaaatgaagcgtTTATTTAccttaatttcacagataagaaacaataaattgtgaagacaataaagcctccacaaaatagcattttaagtttaagaaatctctgctcattgctaggctaatttatacaatgtaaaatgccataggcttgtgctaataacgttagcatgttatatttgtttggaaaacgtgtttagtataagacagttgttttgtcggtgagccttgtgagttgtaatggagccaaattttgtaacattacctttgttaaatgttgctgttgtccctggcttcatatgagaagaggaaaagtccactagccaccaggctaatttatacaatgtaaaatgccacaggcttgtgctagtaacattagcatgttgtatttgtggggaaaatgtgtccagataaagacacgtgtttgtctgtgaatgctgcgatttgatttgtgtacttgtgtttgaaattgtctctattaggTTATGTTTAGTGTgtattttgggtgtgttttgaatcatctaaactttacagcacttcacagaaacctccactgacaactagtgttttggaggtgtaactgcagagtgacacagacacaccaccgcacaagtacaaatgctcacaatggcatgAACCACGTGCATAGGCCACAGTGTAGGCCCTGCATAGAGCAGACGGACAAGTATAAATCCTACTTAGCATAAAAAAGTGACAGAGTTGAATGAAGCAGCTGACAAATCTTGCAAATACAACTTTTCATTAAATTGCCATGGCTGCCACTTTTGTTTTTAGGaaacagttaaaatatttttcagttcTTCAGCTGTCAGTGTCGCTCACAGACTT is a genomic window containing:
- the c8g gene encoding complement component C8 gamma chain, which codes for MAGVWRCMLAVALMCVCLWDSTEAVGGAVSRPRPQRRPRKKPKVEPIDVTPAAQNVDIQQMTGTWYLLNTASKCSYLINHGTKVEPTVMTLTRSSPTDETLSVSTKTRHNHQCWEILQTYDLTPTPGKLTLKGTRPELNTEIAIGETDYTSYAIMYYQKRCKITMKLYGRSTDNLSEPMLTKFEQLAEKQGLGLAYLFPFPTYSHCGDVDQDHVINCVPTC